A DNA window from Streptomyces sp. CA-278952 contains the following coding sequences:
- a CDS encoding nucleotide triphosphate diphosphatase NUDT15, protein MSADPVTEPARNTRPPTAQAALGVGVIVEDGRGRVLLGRHHSGTWELPGGKVDATHESIAAAAARELREETGLVVDEAAVDVVAMVHDVIGGINRISMAAVVRLASGVPEVTEPHLISAWRWTAPEDLPTPLFDPSAQILAVWRPELGITHPPAHVLRIAPDENRA, encoded by the coding sequence ATGTCAGCCGACCCTGTCACCGAGCCCGCCCGCAACACCCGCCCGCCCACCGCGCAGGCGGCCCTCGGGGTCGGCGTGATCGTCGAGGACGGCCGGGGACGCGTGCTGCTGGGCCGGCACCACAGCGGTACGTGGGAGCTGCCGGGCGGGAAGGTCGACGCGACGCACGAGTCGATCGCCGCCGCGGCCGCCCGGGAGCTGCGCGAGGAGACGGGCCTGGTCGTCGACGAGGCAGCCGTGGACGTCGTCGCGATGGTCCACGACGTGATCGGCGGGATCAACCGCATCAGCATGGCGGCCGTCGTGCGGCTCGCCTCCGGCGTCCCCGAGGTGACCGAACCGCACCTGATCAGCGCCTGGCGGTGGACCGCGCCCGAGGACCTGCCGACCCCGCTGTTCGACCCGTCGGCGCAGATCCTCGCCGTCTGGCGACCGGAGCTGGGCATCACCCACCCGCCCGCGCATGTGCTGCGCATCGCCCCGGACGAGAACCGCGCCTGA
- a CDS encoding protein kinase domain-containing protein encodes MRWSGAETVRPGERIGQFTVLAELASGGMGRVYLARSPAGRTVALKTLLTDSASDRRRFVREVECARRVRGVYTASVVDADPEAQVPWMAQEYVPAPSLKDLVEECGTLGPDALHWVAAGMAEAVASLHAAGLVHRDVKPSNVLLPVEGPRLIDFGISQAHDLTRTQSALGTVAYAAPEQARGEPTSEASDMFSLGATLFYLAVGRPPYRDIEQISAMELLVRAATGDVDTSGLPPALAPLVLPCLDLDPRSRPAPDELIAYCADHLGGSPGAHGGGGLLDSRWTDAVERHRAERTDALRHAIRRVDASAELSTARHRAGPDEPTRPVGSPPATARLTGKPDVEAPSEVPRRRRRSLAALAVAGLLVAGVLLWQPWDGKGGAEAAGVPDEPVRFLEVESEQPGACPAPDDTAASDPFTTPRPAVPEGRGFTSDDRELCVVVSTATGLTVDRFEKVTVFEDEAQEGWAVRVVFQDDDAEKFAELTGAVTGRTPPANALAIVQGENRLLARVAVLGRLAGGDAVIATKLGHNEARFLANVLGAA; translated from the coding sequence ATGCGCTGGTCGGGGGCGGAGACGGTACGTCCGGGGGAGCGCATCGGGCAGTTCACGGTGCTCGCGGAGTTGGCGAGCGGTGGGATGGGACGGGTGTATCTGGCCCGGTCGCCGGCGGGTCGTACGGTCGCGCTGAAGACGCTGCTCACGGACAGCGCGAGTGACCGCAGGCGGTTCGTCCGGGAGGTCGAGTGCGCTCGGCGGGTGCGCGGGGTCTACACGGCGAGCGTGGTGGACGCCGATCCCGAGGCCCAAGTGCCCTGGATGGCTCAGGAGTACGTACCCGCGCCTTCACTGAAGGACCTGGTCGAGGAGTGCGGCACACTGGGACCGGACGCCCTGCACTGGGTGGCCGCCGGCATGGCCGAGGCGGTCGCCTCCCTGCACGCGGCGGGTCTTGTGCACCGGGACGTCAAGCCGTCGAACGTGCTCCTGCCCGTCGAGGGGCCGCGCCTGATCGACTTCGGCATCTCGCAGGCGCACGACCTCACCCGTACCCAGTCGGCGCTCGGCACCGTGGCCTACGCCGCGCCGGAGCAGGCGCGCGGGGAGCCGACGTCCGAGGCGTCGGACATGTTCTCCTTGGGTGCGACGCTGTTCTACCTCGCGGTGGGCCGGCCCCCTTACCGGGACATCGAGCAGATCTCGGCGATGGAACTGCTGGTACGCGCGGCCACGGGAGACGTCGACACCTCCGGCCTGCCACCTGCCCTGGCCCCCTTGGTGCTGCCCTGCCTCGACCTCGACCCGCGCTCCCGCCCCGCCCCGGACGAGCTCATCGCCTACTGCGCCGACCACCTCGGCGGCAGCCCGGGGGCGCACGGCGGCGGGGGCCTGCTGGACTCCCGCTGGACCGACGCCGTCGAACGGCACCGGGCCGAGCGCACCGATGCCCTGCGCCACGCGATCCGCCGCGTCGACGCCTCCGCGGAGCTCTCGACCGCGCGGCACCGCGCCGGACCGGATGAGCCGACCCGTCCCGTCGGCTCTCCGCCCGCCACCGCGCGCCTCACCGGAAAGCCGGACGTCGAAGCACCCTCGGAGGTGCCGCGGCGACGGCGGCGGTCCCTGGCCGCACTGGCCGTGGCCGGACTGCTGGTGGCGGGAGTGCTGCTCTGGCAGCCGTGGGATGGCAAGGGAGGGGCCGAGGCGGCGGGCGTTCCCGACGAGCCGGTGCGGTTCCTCGAAGTGGAGAGCGAGCAGCCCGGCGCCTGCCCCGCCCCGGACGACACCGCCGCCTCCGACCCCTTCACCACGCCGCGGCCGGCCGTGCCGGAGGGCCGGGGCTTCACCTCGGACGACCGTGAACTGTGTGTGGTCGTCTCCACCGCGACCGGCTTGACGGTGGACAGGTTCGAGAAGGTGACGGTTTTCGAGGACGAGGCGCAGGAGGGGTGGGCGGTGCGGGTGGTGTTCCAGGACGACGACGCCGAGAAGTTCGCCGAGCTGACCGGCGCGGTCACCGGCCGCACTCCGCCCGCCAACGCGCTGGCCATCGTCCAGGGCGAGAACCGTCTCCTCGCCAGGGTCGCCGTCCTCGGCCGTCTCGCGGGCGGCGACGCGGTCATCGCGACGAAGCTTGGCCACAACGAGGCACGCTTCCTCGCCAATGTGCTCGGGGCGGCGTAG
- a CDS encoding SHOCT domain-containing protein — MDDYPLLDVFLTMLYLFLWVMWFFLLFKVVTDLFRDHSLNGWAKAGWLVLVILLPYLGVLIYLIARGRSMHERDEKLAKDSEAAFRNYVREAATSQGGSGGSDHVKDLAKLAELKDKGALNPEEYERAKAKLLA, encoded by the coding sequence ATGGACGATTACCCGCTCCTGGACGTCTTTCTGACCATGCTGTACCTGTTCCTCTGGGTCATGTGGTTCTTCCTGCTGTTCAAGGTCGTCACCGACCTCTTCCGGGACCACTCGCTGAACGGCTGGGCCAAGGCGGGCTGGCTGGTCCTCGTCATCCTGCTGCCGTACCTGGGCGTACTGATCTACCTGATCGCCCGCGGTCGCAGCATGCACGAACGCGACGAGAAGCTGGCCAAGGACTCGGAGGCGGCGTTCCGCAACTACGTGCGCGAAGCCGCGACGAGCCAGGGCGGATCCGGCGGCAGCGACCATGTGAAGGACCTGGCGAAACTCGCCGAGCTCAAGGACAAGGGCGCGCTCAACCCCGAGGAGTACGAGCGGGCGAAGGCGAAGCTGCTCGCCTGA
- a CDS encoding TetR/AcrR family transcriptional regulator: protein MPSPDSAQESALTSRRSKITPERAQELYGAVLELLRESGYESLTMEGVASRTRCGKSTLYRQWGSKPELVVAALHGTRRMRLPNIDTGTLAGDLLEAARTIGEASGSDTPLMHALSHAALQSPELLCALREALILPEIAAIDTMVRRGRERGEIPADLPGAEFVAAQLLGVMRARPLLEGRYADAAYLTRFVEMAILPSLGLTAGAPES, encoded by the coding sequence ATGCCGTCGCCCGATTCCGCACAGGAGTCAGCCCTCACGTCCCGCCGGTCGAAGATCACACCGGAGCGGGCACAGGAGCTCTACGGGGCGGTGTTGGAGCTGTTGCGGGAGAGCGGTTACGAGTCGCTGACGATGGAGGGCGTGGCCTCGCGCACGCGGTGCGGCAAGTCGACGCTGTACCGGCAGTGGGGCTCCAAGCCGGAGCTGGTCGTGGCCGCACTGCACGGCACCCGGCGGATGCGGCTCCCGAACATCGACACCGGGACGCTGGCCGGGGACCTGCTGGAGGCCGCGCGGACGATCGGCGAGGCTTCGGGGAGCGACACCCCGCTGATGCACGCTCTCAGCCATGCGGCGCTCCAGAGCCCCGAGCTGCTGTGCGCGCTGCGCGAGGCGCTGATCCTGCCGGAGATCGCGGCGATCGACACGATGGTCCGGCGGGGCCGGGAGCGCGGCGAGATCCCGGCGGACCTTCCGGGGGCCGAGTTCGTCGCGGCCCAGCTGCTCGGCGTGATGCGCGCCCGGCCGCTGCTGGAGGGGCGTTACGCCGACGCGGCGTATCTGACCCGGTTCGTCGAGATGGCGATCCTTCCGAGTCTCGGACTCACGGCGGGAGCGCCGGAGTCCTGA
- a CDS encoding carbohydrate ABC transporter permease, translated as MRKSRPNYFAGFGSLVWLLVVGLPLYVMLVATFQSRSDYAANGPLSLPEHFTLDNYVDDLNSGFAQYFLNTVIVTVCVVGIVVLLVPPLAYTIVRSRGRATTTIFRLFLLGLAIPSQAVIVPMFFVISEAGLYDNLIGVILPTAAFAMPVCALILTGVMRDITPDLYEAMTMDGASSRRVFFQLVLPLSRSGVSTIVVFSALQAWNGFLFPLVLTQSAETKVITLGLYDFQTEHGVNTPGLLAAVVLSMLPILIVYLFARRALVQGLMGVGGK; from the coding sequence GTGAGGAAGAGCCGTCCTAACTACTTCGCCGGTTTCGGCTCGCTGGTCTGGCTCCTCGTGGTCGGGCTGCCGCTGTACGTGATGCTCGTCGCCACCTTCCAGTCGCGCTCCGACTACGCGGCGAACGGCCCGCTGTCCCTCCCCGAGCACTTCACGCTCGACAACTACGTCGACGACCTCAACAGCGGCTTCGCGCAGTACTTCCTCAACACCGTCATCGTCACCGTGTGCGTGGTGGGCATCGTCGTCCTGCTCGTCCCGCCGCTGGCGTACACCATTGTCAGGAGCCGGGGCCGCGCCACCACCACGATCTTCCGGCTGTTCCTCCTGGGCCTGGCGATCCCCTCGCAGGCGGTCATCGTCCCGATGTTCTTCGTCATCAGCGAGGCCGGTCTCTACGACAACCTCATCGGCGTCATCCTGCCGACGGCGGCCTTCGCCATGCCGGTGTGCGCCCTGATCCTGACGGGGGTGATGCGGGACATCACCCCCGATCTGTACGAGGCCATGACGATGGACGGCGCCTCGTCCCGGAGGGTCTTCTTCCAGCTGGTGCTGCCGCTGTCCCGGAGCGGGGTATCGACGATCGTCGTCTTCTCCGCGCTCCAGGCGTGGAACGGCTTCCTCTTCCCCCTCGTACTGACGCAGTCGGCGGAGACCAAGGTGATCACCCTGGGGCTCTACGACTTCCAGACGGAACACGGAGTCAACACCCCGGGCCTGCTCGCCGCGGTCGTCCTGTCCATGCTCCCCATCCTGATCGTCTATCTGTTCGCACGTCGTGCCCTGGTGCAAGGGCTGATGGGAGTGGGAGGAAAGTGA
- a CDS encoding carbohydrate ABC transporter permease, with translation MTTTPSPSADGDTVRRAGSSGIGAGRPGFLWAAPAAVFFGLFAIVPLIMVAVLSFASWDGLSDPEFAGLDNWKTLLDDPVMIKSLWLSVLLTVLGVAVQTPLSILLGVWAAGHQRNRAVLSAIYFVPMLLSVAAVSVLWRAVLDPNLGVPAQATWLFGDGNLFGTQATAIGVLVFVSTWQFTPLHTLIYQGAARAVPQVLYQAAQIDGAGTVRQFFHITLPQLRNAIITSMILMVVGGLTTFDTVLILTQGGPGSDTTISAYYMYQKAFKSFDYGAASTIALLLVLVSTVISLIVVRLSGYDRMRSTMEGL, from the coding sequence ATGACCACAACCCCATCCCCCTCCGCGGACGGCGACACGGTCAGGAGAGCCGGCTCGTCCGGCATCGGAGCGGGCCGCCCGGGATTCCTCTGGGCGGCCCCCGCCGCCGTCTTCTTCGGCCTCTTCGCCATCGTCCCGCTCATCATGGTCGCCGTACTCTCCTTCGCCAGCTGGGACGGACTGAGCGACCCGGAATTCGCCGGTCTCGACAACTGGAAGACGCTCCTCGACGACCCCGTCATGATCAAGAGCCTCTGGCTGAGCGTCCTGCTCACCGTGCTCGGCGTCGCCGTCCAGACCCCGCTGAGCATCCTGCTCGGCGTCTGGGCGGCGGGGCACCAGCGCAACCGGGCCGTCCTGTCCGCCATCTACTTCGTCCCCATGCTGCTGTCCGTGGCGGCCGTGTCCGTGCTGTGGCGCGCCGTCCTCGACCCCAACCTCGGTGTCCCCGCGCAAGCCACCTGGCTGTTCGGCGACGGCAACCTGTTCGGGACGCAGGCCACCGCGATCGGCGTCCTGGTCTTCGTCAGCACCTGGCAGTTCACCCCCCTGCACACGCTGATCTACCAGGGCGCGGCGCGCGCGGTGCCGCAGGTCCTCTACCAGGCGGCGCAGATCGACGGCGCGGGCACGGTGCGGCAGTTCTTCCACATCACGCTGCCGCAGCTGCGCAACGCGATCATCACCTCGATGATCCTCATGGTGGTCGGCGGACTCACGACCTTCGACACCGTGCTCATCCTGACCCAGGGCGGACCGGGGAGCGACACCACCATCAGCGCGTACTACATGTACCAGAAGGCGTTCAAGAGCTTCGACTACGGAGCGGCGTCCACCATCGCCCTTCTCCTGGTCCTCGTCTCCACGGTCATCTCGCTGATCGTGGTGCGGCTCTCGGGCTACGACAGGATGCGCAGCACCATGGAGGGACTGTGA
- a CDS encoding SPFH domain-containing protein has protein sequence MADITRRFGWRHLRSAPTAHIRHHHRGRLTHDGQGLSFWYRSLSAALSEVPVDDRELAMAFHARTADFQDVTVQATVTYRISDPAEAANRLDFSVDPDTGSWRGAPLEQIATLLTETAQQHTLDVLARTPLAAALVDGVASVRERVATGLTAEPRLPATGIDVVAVRVVAIRPEAEVERALRTPAREQIQQEADRATYERRAVAVERERTIAENELASQIELARREEQLVDQRGTNARREAEEKAAADGVRTEAEAARKVRLARAEAEAARETGAARAEAQASWLRVHGDADPATLHALAATRLAENLPRVESITLSPDVLTGLLAKLGRPEGGAGA, from the coding sequence ATGGCCGACATCACCCGGCGCTTCGGCTGGCGCCACCTGCGCTCCGCGCCCACCGCCCACATCCGCCACCACCACCGCGGTCGGCTCACCCACGACGGCCAGGGGCTCAGCTTCTGGTACCGGTCCTTGTCGGCGGCGCTCTCCGAAGTGCCGGTCGACGACCGGGAGCTGGCCATGGCGTTCCACGCCCGTACGGCCGACTTCCAGGACGTCACCGTGCAGGCCACCGTCACCTACCGGATCAGCGATCCGGCCGAGGCTGCGAACCGGCTCGACTTCTCCGTGGACCCGGACACCGGGAGCTGGCGCGGCGCACCGCTGGAACAGATCGCCACCCTCCTCACCGAGACCGCGCAGCAGCACACGCTGGACGTACTGGCCCGCACGCCGCTCGCGGCGGCCCTGGTCGACGGCGTCGCCTCCGTACGCGAACGGGTCGCCACCGGTCTCACCGCCGAGCCCCGCCTCCCGGCCACCGGCATCGACGTGGTGGCCGTGCGCGTCGTCGCGATCCGCCCCGAGGCCGAAGTCGAGCGCGCCCTGCGCACCCCGGCCCGCGAGCAGATCCAGCAGGAGGCGGACCGGGCCACCTACGAACGGCGGGCCGTGGCCGTCGAGCGCGAACGCACCATCGCCGAGAACGAGCTGGCCAGCCAGATCGAACTGGCCCGGCGCGAGGAGCAGCTGGTCGACCAGCGCGGCACCAACGCCCGCCGCGAGGCCGAGGAGAAGGCCGCGGCCGACGGCGTACGGACCGAGGCGGAGGCGGCCCGCAAGGTACGCCTGGCCCGCGCGGAGGCCGAGGCGGCGCGCGAGACGGGCGCGGCGCGGGCCGAGGCCCAGGCCTCCTGGCTGCGGGTGCACGGCGATGCCGATCCGGCCACGCTGCACGCCCTGGCGGCGACCCGGCTCGCGGAGAACCTGCCGCGCGTCGAGAGCATCACCCTCTCCCCCGACGTGCTCACCGGGCTGCTCGCCAAGCTCGGGCGTCCGGAAGGCGGGGCGGGCGCGTGA
- a CDS encoding phosphatase PAP2 family protein, whose amino-acid sequence MTYARTEPTDQEPDIRARPPLVREFFLVAGLFLAYKFGRRAANGHVEEAFRNAGNVWDLERALHLPGEGAVQGLLLHSQPLIHAANTYYAAVHFPATALFLVWLYWCRPRHYVRSRRVLAALTAAALVLHLLFPLAPPRMLPVAGLVDTGQVYGPTVYGQTPATDTMANQFAAMPSLHVGWAVMVAVGLIGATRSRWRRLWLLHPALTLLVVVGTANHYWLDAIVVGAMVALALAVFRLPLSARTARTAPARLPRPAPWGSGEGSPVPAYADGAASRVFASAVPAGSAGPAAVPEVFASAVPAGSAGSVTVPGTFAAAGPPPSFGAAGPASGADAGSQAPARAGAAR is encoded by the coding sequence GTGACCTACGCCCGCACCGAGCCCACGGACCAGGAGCCGGACATACGTGCCCGACCGCCCCTCGTCCGCGAGTTCTTTCTCGTGGCCGGACTCTTCCTGGCCTACAAGTTCGGCCGCAGGGCCGCCAACGGTCATGTCGAGGAGGCGTTCCGCAACGCGGGGAACGTATGGGACCTTGAACGTGCCCTGCACCTTCCCGGCGAGGGCGCGGTCCAGGGGCTGCTGCTGCACAGCCAGCCCCTGATCCACGCGGCGAACACCTACTACGCCGCCGTGCACTTTCCGGCCACGGCCCTCTTCCTGGTCTGGCTCTACTGGTGCCGCCCCCGCCACTACGTCCGGTCGCGCCGCGTTCTCGCCGCGCTCACCGCCGCCGCCCTGGTCCTGCACCTGCTCTTCCCGCTGGCCCCGCCCCGGATGCTGCCGGTCGCCGGACTCGTCGACACCGGCCAGGTCTACGGGCCGACGGTGTACGGACAGACGCCCGCGACCGACACGATGGCGAACCAGTTCGCCGCGATGCCCTCGTTGCACGTCGGCTGGGCCGTGATGGTCGCCGTCGGCCTGATCGGCGCCACCCGTTCCCGGTGGCGCCGGCTGTGGCTGCTGCACCCGGCGCTGACGCTGCTCGTCGTCGTGGGCACGGCGAACCACTACTGGCTCGACGCGATCGTCGTCGGGGCGATGGTCGCCCTCGCCCTCGCCGTCTTCCGGTTGCCGCTGTCCGCCCGGACCGCCCGGACTGCCCCCGCGCGGCTGCCCCGGCCGGCTCCGTGGGGCAGTGGGGAAGGGTCTCCCGTGCCGGCGTACGCGGATGGCGCGGCGTCCAGGGTCTTCGCGTCGGCTGTCCCGGCGGGGTCTGCGGGGCCTGCCGCCGTCCCCGAGGTCTTCGCGTCGGCCGTCCCGGCGGGGTCCGCGGGGTCCGTCACCGTGCCCGGGACCTTCGCGGCGGCCGGTCCGCCGCCGTCCTTCGGAGCCGCCGGGCCCGCGAGCGGCGCGGATGCCGGATCACAGGCGCCCGCCCGGGCCGGAGCCGCCCGATGA
- a CDS encoding SDR family oxidoreductase — protein sequence MDQSRAMDFTGRAVLVTGGTRGLGAALARAFLASGADVMVCGRSTPATLPSTGGREASFRVADLRDPTEAADLVTATVERFGRLDVLVNNAGGSPEADAATVSPRFVEKVVALNLLAPFYTAQAANLVMREQPDGGGVINIGSVSAHDPQPGTAAYSAAKAGLLGLTRALALEWAPRVRVNHITAGLIRTENATALYGDDDGAAMAGIVPMGRLAEPDDVARACLWLACDLSSYVNGADLAVHGGGEIPARHAPHRTTPPFSSP from the coding sequence ATGGATCAGTCCCGCGCGATGGACTTCACCGGACGAGCGGTGCTGGTCACCGGCGGCACCAGGGGCCTGGGGGCCGCGCTGGCGAGGGCCTTCCTCGCGAGCGGTGCGGACGTCATGGTCTGCGGCCGCTCCACGCCGGCGACCCTGCCGTCGACGGGCGGGCGCGAGGCCTCGTTCCGGGTCGCGGACCTGCGGGACCCCACGGAGGCCGCGGACCTCGTCACCGCGACCGTCGAGCGGTTCGGCCGGCTGGACGTCCTCGTGAACAACGCCGGCGGCTCCCCCGAAGCCGACGCGGCGACCGTATCGCCGCGCTTCGTCGAGAAGGTGGTCGCGCTCAATCTCCTCGCCCCCTTCTACACGGCCCAGGCGGCGAACCTGGTGATGCGGGAGCAGCCGGACGGCGGGGGCGTGATCAACATCGGCAGCGTCTCGGCCCACGACCCGCAGCCGGGCACCGCCGCCTACTCCGCGGCCAAGGCGGGCCTGCTCGGGCTGACCCGGGCGCTGGCCCTCGAATGGGCGCCGCGGGTCCGGGTCAACCACATCACCGCGGGCCTCATCCGCACCGAGAACGCCACCGCGCTGTACGGCGACGACGACGGGGCCGCGATGGCGGGCATCGTCCCGATGGGACGACTGGCGGAACCGGACGACGTGGCGCGGGCCTGCCTCTGGCTGGCCTGCGACCTCTCCTCGTACGTCAACGGCGCCGATCTCGCCGTCCACGGCGGCGGCGAGATCCCGGCCAGGCATGCGCCCCACCGGACCACGCCCCCCTTTTCGTCACCTTGA
- a CDS encoding beta-glucosidase, which produces MTANTENAGMRTPAGVTDPGGPVSGPPVRLAGPWQDPALAPEARADALIAAMTLQEKVSQLFGVWVGASDEGGEVAPFQHDMEEAVALDDLLPHGLGQLTRPFGTAPVDPALGALSLARTQERIAGANRFGIPALAHEECLAGFATWGATAYPVPLSWGATFHPELIREMAAAIGRDMRSVGVHQGLAPVLDVVRDARWGRVEETIGEDPYLVGTVATAYVRGLESAGIVATLKHFAGYSASRAGRNLAPVGMGARERADTILPPFEMAVRESGVRSVMHAYTDTDGIPSAADGPLLTGLLRDTWGFDGTVVADYFGIAFLKTLHGVAGTFGEAAAAALGAGVDVELPTVKAFGSPLTDAIAEGLVPEALVDRAVRRVLVQKARLGLLDAGWKPVPPVLAAATGADGSADGNPEALRGTVRLDTDENRAIARRVAEQAVVLLRNDGTLPLAADTPGGAPARIALIGPNAETPTAVLGCYAFPVHVGGLHPGTPLGIELPTLREACAAEFPHSEIVTARGADIDGPDTGGFGEAAELARSADLVIVALGDRAGLFGRGTSGEGCDAENLALPGVQQHLLDTLLDTGTPVVVILLAGRPYALGRAADEAAAVVQSFFPGEEGTRAVASVLSGRTAPSGRLPVSVPSHPGSQPSTYLAARLGHVSEVSSVDPTPAFGFGHGLTYTAFEWSDLVVEHGRASTDGEFTLSCTVRNTGAREGTEVIQVYLHDPVASVVQPVRRLIGYVRLDLGPGRAARVRMTVPADLASFTGRDGDRIVEPGDLELRLSASSTDTRLTARVTVTGPVRAVDHTRRLHMSTATEILTEGP; this is translated from the coding sequence GTGACCGCCAACACCGAGAACGCCGGCATGCGGACACCCGCCGGGGTCACCGACCCCGGGGGGCCGGTGTCCGGCCCCCCGGTCCGCCTCGCCGGGCCCTGGCAGGATCCCGCCCTCGCCCCCGAGGCCAGGGCCGACGCCCTCATCGCCGCCATGACCCTCCAGGAGAAGGTCTCCCAGCTCTTCGGCGTCTGGGTGGGCGCGTCCGACGAGGGCGGCGAAGTCGCGCCGTTCCAGCACGACATGGAGGAGGCCGTCGCCCTCGACGATCTTCTTCCGCACGGGCTCGGCCAGCTGACCCGCCCGTTCGGAACGGCCCCGGTCGACCCGGCCCTGGGCGCCCTCTCGCTGGCGCGCACCCAGGAGCGCATCGCCGGGGCGAACCGATTCGGCATACCGGCGCTCGCCCATGAGGAATGCCTTGCGGGCTTCGCCACCTGGGGCGCGACCGCCTACCCGGTGCCGCTGTCCTGGGGCGCCACCTTCCATCCGGAGCTGATCCGTGAGATGGCCGCCGCGATCGGCCGCGACATGCGCTCCGTCGGCGTGCACCAGGGGCTCGCCCCCGTCCTCGACGTCGTACGCGACGCACGCTGGGGCCGGGTCGAGGAGACGATCGGGGAAGACCCGTACCTGGTGGGGACCGTCGCCACCGCCTACGTACGGGGACTGGAGTCGGCCGGGATCGTCGCCACGCTCAAGCACTTCGCCGGGTACTCCGCCTCACGGGCGGGCCGCAACCTCGCTCCCGTCGGCATGGGCGCGCGGGAACGCGCCGACACCATCCTGCCCCCGTTCGAGATGGCCGTACGCGAAAGCGGCGTACGGTCCGTCATGCACGCCTACACCGACACCGACGGCATCCCCTCCGCGGCCGACGGACCGCTGCTGACCGGTCTGCTCCGTGACACCTGGGGCTTCGACGGGACCGTCGTCGCCGACTACTTCGGCATCGCGTTCCTCAAGACGCTGCACGGGGTGGCGGGGACCTTCGGGGAAGCGGCGGCCGCCGCACTCGGCGCGGGGGTGGACGTGGAGCTGCCGACCGTCAAGGCGTTCGGCAGCCCGCTCACCGACGCGATCGCCGAGGGCCTCGTACCTGAGGCGCTGGTGGACCGTGCGGTACGCCGAGTCCTGGTCCAGAAAGCACGGTTGGGGCTGCTCGACGCGGGCTGGAAGCCGGTGCCGCCGGTGCTCGCCGCGGCCACGGGTGCGGACGGCTCCGCGGACGGGAACCCGGAGGCGCTGCGCGGGACCGTCCGTCTCGACACCGACGAGAACCGCGCGATCGCCCGCCGCGTCGCCGAACAGGCCGTCGTACTCCTGCGCAACGACGGCACCCTGCCTCTGGCGGCTGACACGCCGGGCGGAGCCCCTGCCCGCATCGCGCTCATCGGACCCAACGCCGAAACCCCGACGGCCGTCCTCGGCTGCTACGCCTTTCCCGTCCACGTCGGAGGACTGCACCCCGGGACCCCGCTCGGCATCGAACTGCCCACCCTGCGCGAGGCGTGCGCGGCGGAGTTCCCCCACAGCGAGATCGTCACCGCGCGCGGCGCGGACATCGACGGCCCGGACACCGGCGGGTTCGGCGAGGCGGCCGAACTGGCCAGGAGCGCCGACCTCGTGATCGTCGCACTCGGCGACCGGGCCGGTCTCTTCGGGCGCGGCACGAGCGGGGAGGGCTGCGACGCGGAGAACCTGGCGCTTCCCGGTGTCCAGCAGCACCTGCTCGACACTCTCCTCGACACGGGCACTCCCGTCGTCGTCATCCTGCTCGCCGGGCGCCCCTATGCCCTCGGGCGGGCGGCGGACGAGGCAGCCGCGGTCGTGCAGTCGTTCTTCCCCGGCGAGGAGGGAACGAGGGCCGTCGCCTCGGTGCTCAGCGGTCGCACCGCGCCGTCCGGCCGGCTGCCCGTCAGCGTGCCGAGCCACCCGGGTTCCCAGCCCTCCACATATCTGGCGGCGCGGCTGGGCCACGTGAGCGAGGTGTCCAGTGTCGACCCGACTCCCGCGTTCGGGTTCGGGCACGGTCTGACGTATACCGCCTTCGAGTGGAGCGACCTCGTCGTGGAGCACGGACGGGCCTCTACGGACGGGGAGTTCACGCTCTCGTGCACCGTCCGTAACACCGGTGCGCGGGAGGGGACCGAAGTGATCCAGGTGTATCTGCACGACCCGGTCGCCTCCGTGGTCCAGCCCGTGCGGCGCCTCATCGGGTACGTACGCCTCGATCTGGGTCCGGGGCGGGCGGCCAGGGTGCGGATGACGGTCCCGGCGGACCTCGCGTCCTTCACGGGCCGCGACGGCGACCGGATCGTCGAGCCCGGCGATCTCGAACTGCGGCTGAGCGCGTCGAGCACGGACACGCGCCTCACGGCCCGGGTCACGGTGACCGGGCCGGTACGAGCGGTCGACCACACCCGCCGCCTGCACATGAGCACCGCGACGGAGATCCTCACGGAAGGCCCGTAG